The following coding sequences are from one Gossypium hirsutum isolate 1008001.06 chromosome A12, Gossypium_hirsutum_v2.1, whole genome shotgun sequence window:
- the LOC107931512 gene encoding serine/threonine-protein kinase STY13: protein MATNKGEGAKAVDKTETNPIEEKALGCSIGNLSDNKDVFTRADKIDFKSWDLQLDKHLSKAWSRDKDVSLVTKKDEWEIDLAKLDIRHVIAHGTYGIVYRGVYDNQDVAVKVLDWGEDGIATAAEAAALRASFRQEVAVWHKLDHPNVTKFIGASMGTSNLKIPSKDSTSESNNSLPSRACCVVVEYLPGGTLKNFLIRNRRKKLAFKVVIQLALDLSRGLSYLHSKKIVHRDVKTENMLLDARRNLKIADFGVARVEAQNPKDMTGETGTLGYMAPEVLDGKPYNRRCDVYSFGICLWEIYCCDMPYADLSFAEVSSAVVRQNLRPEIPRCCPGLLASIMRKCWDAHPDRRPDMDEVVRLLEAVDTSKGGGMIPDDQSPGCFCFTRRGP from the exons ATGGCGACAAACAAGGGTGAAGGGGCTAAAGCTGTAGATAAAACAGAGACAAACCCTATAGAGGAAAAGGCTTTGGGGTGTTCCATTGGGAACCTCAGCGACAACAAGGACGTGTTTACAAGAGCTGATAAGATAGATTTTAAGAGCTGGGATTTGCAACTGGATAAGCACTTGAGCAAGGCTTGGTCTAGGGACAAAGATGTTTCGCTTGTGACTAAGAAGGACGAGTGGGAAATCGATTTGGCTAAGCTTGATATAAGACATGTTATAGCTCATGGAACTTATGGCATAGTCTACCGAGGTGTTTATGATAACCAGGATGTTGCAG TGAAAGTATTGGATTGGGGGGAAGATGGGATTGCTACAGCTGCTGAAGCTGCAGCTCTTCGGGCATCTTTCCGGCAAGAGGTTGCTGTTTGGCATAAGCTTGACCACCCAAATGTTACAAAG TTTATTGGAGCTTCAATGGGAACTTCCAACCTTAAGATCCCGTCCAAAGATTCAACAAGCGAGAGTAATAATTCTCTTCCATCGAGAGCATGTTGTGTTGTTGTAGAGTACCTTCCTGGCGGGACATTAAAGAATTTTTTGATCAGAAACAGGAGGAAGAAACTTGCCTTTAAGGTTGTGATTCAACTTGCTTTGGACCTCTCTAGAGG TTTGAGCTATCTTCACTCCAAAAAGATTGTACACCGCGATGTGAAGACAGAAAATATGTTGCTAGATGCTCGTAGAAATTTGAAAATTGCTGATTTTGGTGTTGCTCGAGTTGAAGCTCAGAATCCAAAAGATATGACTGGGGAAACAGGCACTCTTGGTTACATGGCTCCAGAG GTCCTTGATGGGAAGCCTTACAATAGGAGATGCGATGTCTACAGTTTCGGTATATGCTTATGGGAAATATACTGCTGCGATATGCCTTACGCCGATCTTAGTTTTGCTGAAGTTTCATCTGCAGTAGTACGACAG AATTTACGACCCGAAATTCCAAGATGTTGCCCAGGTTTGTTGGCAAGCATCATGCGGAAATGTTGGGATGCACACCCCGACAGACGTCCAGACATGGATGAGGTGGTGAGGTTGCTAGAAGCAGTAGATACAAGCAAGGGAGGTGGCATGATACCTGATGAC